A genomic window from Ochotona princeps isolate mOchPri1 unplaced genomic scaffold, mOchPri1.hap1 HAP1_SCAFFOLD_3139, whole genome shotgun sequence includes:
- the LOC131479371 gene encoding thioredoxin-like protein 4A, giving the protein MSYMLQHLHSGWQVDQAILTEEERLVCIRFGHDYDPECMKMDEQLFKVAEDVKNFCVIYLVDTTEVPDFTTMYELYDPVTVMFFYRNKHMMIDLGTGNNNKINWALNNKNELIDIIECIYRGARKGRGLVISPKDYSTKYRY; this is encoded by the exons ATGTCGTACATGCTCCAGCATCTCCATTCCGGCTGGCAAGTG GATCAGGCCATTCTTACAGAGGAGGAGCGATTGGTG TGTATTCGTTTTGGCCATGACTACGACCCGGAATGCATGAAGATGGACGAGCAGCTTTTTAAAGTTGCGGAGGATGTGAAGAATTTTTGCGTCATCTACCTT GTTGACACGACGGAGGTCCCGGATTTCACAACCATGTATGAGCTCTACGACCCTGTTACTGTCATGTTTTTTTACAG AAACAAGCACATGATGATCGACTTGGGTACCGGaaataacaacaaaatcaacTGGGCACTTAATAACAAGAATGAGCTCATCGATATCATTGAGTGTATATACAGAGGAGCACGAAAAG GGCGGGGGCTGGTCATATCCCCCAAGGACTACTCCACAAAATATCGCTATTGA